A portion of the Armatimonadota bacterium genome contains these proteins:
- the ispG gene encoding (E)-4-hydroxy-3-methylbut-2-enyl-diphosphate synthase, translated as MQTGLVNIAGFDARRRTREVQVGPIGVGGRNPIRVQSMITASTLDAKAAANQIVQLADAGAEIVRFATANLREAESAGEIRAELKRMGRQDIPLVADVHHQGMEIAIEAAKHVDKVRVNPGLFVFRKPDPSRLEYSQAEIDQELAAVRSTFGPVVDACKKRGIAMRIGVNHGSLSERILVTYGDTPEGMTASALEYVEICRERGFHDIIISMKASRVAVMLSANRLLASELDKRGYDYPIHLGVTEAGDGEYARIKSAIGIGTLLEQGIGDTIRVSLAEDPVNEIEACYGILQALGLRKTRVEYIACPSCGRTKFDLPTVLNQVREATKHLVGLDIAVMGCIVNGPGEMADADYGYVGRGPGKIALYRRRELIKNDVPAESGVDELIALLKQDGVWREP; from the coding sequence ATGCAAACCGGCCTGGTCAACATAGCGGGATTCGATGCGCGACGCAGGACGCGAGAAGTCCAAGTCGGCCCTATCGGCGTCGGCGGAAGAAATCCCATCCGGGTGCAGTCGATGATCACGGCCTCGACCCTGGACGCCAAGGCCGCCGCGAACCAGATCGTCCAGCTGGCCGACGCGGGCGCAGAAATCGTCCGGTTCGCCACAGCCAACCTGCGCGAAGCCGAATCGGCGGGCGAAATCAGAGCCGAATTAAAGCGAATGGGCCGACAGGACATTCCCTTGGTCGCCGACGTGCACCACCAAGGCATGGAGATCGCCATCGAAGCGGCCAAACACGTCGATAAGGTGCGCGTCAACCCAGGGCTCTTTGTCTTTCGCAAGCCCGATCCCTCGCGGCTCGAATACAGTCAAGCCGAGATCGATCAAGAGTTGGCCGCCGTTCGCTCTACGTTTGGCCCGGTCGTCGATGCCTGCAAAAAGCGCGGCATCGCTATGCGCATCGGTGTCAACCATGGCAGCCTTTCCGAACGCATTCTGGTAACTTACGGCGATACGCCGGAAGGCATGACAGCCAGCGCGCTTGAGTACGTTGAGATTTGCCGCGAGCGAGGCTTTCACGACATTATTATCTCGATGAAGGCGAGCCGTGTGGCCGTGATGCTCTCTGCAAATCGCCTGCTGGCCAGCGAACTGGACAAGCGCGGTTACGACTACCCGATCCACCTGGGCGTTACCGAGGCCGGCGATGGCGAGTACGCCCGAATCAAGAGCGCCATCGGCATCGGCACATTGCTCGAACAAGGCATCGGCGACACAATCCGAGTATCTCTGGCCGAAGACCCGGTGAACGAGATCGAAGCCTGCTACGGCATTCTCCAAGCCTTGGGCCTCAGAAAAACCCGCGTAGAATACATCGCCTGCCCCAGTTGTGGCCGTACGAAGTTCGATCTGCCGACTGTGCTCAACCAAGTGCGCGAGGCCACTAAGCACTTAGTCGGGCTGGACATTGCCGTAATGGGCTGCATCGTCAACGGGCCGGGCGAGATGGCCGATGCAGACTACGGCTACGTAGGTCGCGGGCCGGGAAAGATCGCGCTCTATAGGCGGCGCGAACTGATCAAAAACGACGTTCCGGCCGAATCCGGCGTAGACGAACTGATCGCGCTGCTCAAGCAAGACGGCGTATGGAGAGAGCCCTAG
- a CDS encoding adenine phosphoribosyltransferase — protein MSELLAASLVRDVPDFPKPGIIFKDITPILQHHAALQQAIDKMSESVSRMKPDVIVGIESRGFVFGVPIALNLGLGFVPVRKLGKLPHDRITEEYALEYGINTVEMHRDAIHPGQGAVIVDDLLATGGTAAAAMRLIERLGGETRGMSCLIELTFLHGRKALRGIDLVPLIQY, from the coding sequence ATGAGCGAACTTTTGGCGGCGAGCTTGGTGCGAGACGTGCCCGACTTTCCGAAGCCGGGGATTATATTCAAGGACATCACCCCGATCTTGCAGCACCATGCGGCGCTACAGCAAGCCATCGATAAGATGTCCGAGTCGGTCTCTCGCATGAAGCCGGACGTCATCGTGGGCATTGAATCGAGAGGATTCGTTTTCGGCGTGCCTATCGCGCTCAATCTTGGTTTGGGTTTTGTGCCGGTGCGCAAGTTGGGCAAGCTTCCTCACGACCGCATCACCGAGGAGTACGCTTTGGAGTACGGCATCAACACCGTAGAGATGCACCGCGATGCTATTCATCCGGGCCAGGGCGCTGTCATTGTGGACGATCTATTGGCTACGGGCGGCACCGCGGCGGCGGCTATGCGGCTGATCGAGCGGTTGGGCGGCGAGACGCGCGGCATGTCGTGTTTGATCGAGCTGACCTTCTTGCACGGCCGCAAAGCGCTGAGGGGTATCGATCTCGTACCGCTGATACAATATTAG
- a CDS encoding tetratricopeptide repeat protein produces MSGEPLTNGRSNLAEKARAEGDKYLRAGRIEEAFRSYRQAISADQNAPERHIHLGDAYAYADMSAQAVAQYRKAKKMNPRDPEPYFALGEIYRRYGQFEASIAHFEKAVELRPDAAFYCFKFAETLMVADRPGRAVEMGREAVNRDPSNGFYRFWLADLLETCGEAEEAVQEMEIAALLTPEDDYYQFRHSVLCMRVGDLAAAIAAIGRALQINPNSQLYAAFLGDALSALGRTTQAQEAYKLAGDLDPYDAEMLRRARRQIG; encoded by the coding sequence ATGTCGGGAGAGCCATTGACGAACGGGCGTTCGAACCTGGCCGAGAAGGCGCGGGCAGAGGGCGATAAGTATTTGAGAGCGGGGCGGATCGAGGAGGCCTTTCGAAGCTATCGCCAGGCCATCAGTGCCGATCAGAACGCGCCGGAGCGACACATTCACCTGGGCGATGCGTACGCCTATGCCGACATGTCGGCGCAAGCCGTCGCGCAGTATCGAAAGGCGAAGAAGATGAACCCGCGCGATCCGGAGCCGTACTTTGCCTTGGGTGAGATTTACAGGCGATATGGTCAGTTCGAGGCGTCTATCGCGCACTTTGAGAAGGCCGTGGAACTGAGGCCGGACGCCGCTTTTTACTGCTTCAAGTTTGCGGAGACGCTGATGGTGGCCGACCGGCCCGGTCGTGCGGTCGAGATGGGCCGAGAAGCGGTCAATCGCGATCCGAGCAACGGATTCTATCGTTTTTGGCTGGCCGATCTGTTGGAGACATGCGGCGAAGCGGAAGAGGCCGTGCAGGAGATGGAGATTGCCGCGCTACTGACGCCCGAAGACGACTACTATCAGTTTCGTCACAGCGTGCTTTGTATGCGGGTAGGCGATTTGGCGGCCGCGATTGCTGCGATCGGGCGCGCGCTTCAGATCAACCCGAACAGTCAGCTTTATGCCGCGTTCTTGGGCGACGCGCTGAGCGCGTTGGGGCGGACGACGCAGGCGCAAGAGGCGTATAAACTGGCGGGCGATTTAGACCCTTACGACGCCGAGATGCTGCGCCGGGCAAGGCGGCAGATCGGGTAG
- a CDS encoding phosphatidylserine decarboxylase, translating into MEIVLYTVVGIALAWGAVLWFLRKIWFYRDPVRQPPEDPDLILAPCDGKVVYIRRIEQGKVECEKLGRPIEISEITHTDWDKGAQEGQGWLIGIYMSPLDVHYNYAPIAGAVEKIHKVDARVNLPMVDLWEYVNLTYFRRAMDLLGKRYQLENERQTIFLQGEKVKLAMVEIADKYVNKITTYIQEGQVLHPAQKVSFIERGSQVDLAVFSTEVEILCKVGDQTAGGVTPLLRALDKTT; encoded by the coding sequence ATGGAGATAGTCCTCTATACGGTTGTCGGCATCGCCCTTGCCTGGGGCGCTGTTCTATGGTTCTTAAGAAAAATCTGGTTCTATCGAGACCCTGTTCGCCAGCCGCCCGAAGACCCTGACCTAATCCTGGCGCCGTGCGATGGCAAGGTCGTCTACATCAGACGAATCGAGCAGGGCAAGGTGGAGTGCGAAAAACTAGGCCGCCCCATCGAGATCAGCGAAATAACTCACACCGACTGGGACAAAGGCGCCCAAGAGGGCCAAGGCTGGCTGATCGGCATCTACATGAGCCCCCTGGACGTTCACTACAACTATGCGCCCATCGCCGGCGCTGTAGAGAAGATTCACAAAGTAGACGCTCGCGTTAACCTGCCTATGGTCGATCTATGGGAATACGTGAATCTGACCTACTTTCGACGCGCTATGGACCTGCTAGGCAAGAGATACCAGTTAGAGAACGAGCGCCAGACCATTTTCCTGCAAGGCGAAAAAGTCAAACTGGCCATGGTCGAGATCGCCGACAAATACGTCAACAAGATCACCACTTACATCCAGGAAGGCCAAGTTCTCCACCCGGCACAAAAAGTCTCCTTTATCGAGCGCGGCAGTCAAGTCGATCTGGCCGTCTTCTCGACCGAAGTCGAAATCCTGTGCAAAGTCGGCGACCAAACTGCCGGCGGCGTCACGCCGCTCTTAAGAGCGCTCGACAAGACAACTTGA
- a CDS encoding menaquinone biosynthesis protein codes for MKLRLGSVPFLNAKPLIEGMERVELSFALPSELAAQLEAGEIDAALVSSVELIRRPNLRLVTEVAIASDGPTKSVRLFSKMPLSNVRKVALDSGSLTSSLLTRIYFEQRIGIAPEFVSVPADLETMLELADAALMIGDAGMSASGGGLTAIDMGEVWRDWTGLPFVWAGWLAAPDAPFDEIAEVCQSSKALGLSRLPEIAQREAVRLSLPFDQCLDYLTNAMKYDLGNRELEGLERFLTEAGRFARGTTA; via the coding sequence ATGAAGCTGCGCCTCGGCTCGGTGCCGTTTCTCAACGCCAAGCCCCTTATCGAGGGGATGGAGCGCGTCGAACTTAGTTTCGCTCTTCCGTCTGAACTTGCCGCGCAGTTGGAGGCAGGCGAGATCGATGCGGCGCTGGTATCTTCGGTCGAACTGATAAGGCGGCCCAACCTGCGGCTGGTAACCGAGGTCGCAATCGCATCCGACGGCCCTACCAAAAGCGTGCGCCTTTTCTCGAAAATGCCTCTGAGCAATGTGCGGAAAGTCGCCTTGGATTCCGGCTCCCTGACCTCGTCTTTGCTGACACGGATCTACTTTGAGCAACGCATCGGTATCGCGCCAGAGTTCGTCTCCGTCCCCGCCGATTTAGAGACCATGTTAGAATTGGCCGACGCGGCCCTGATGATCGGCGATGCGGGCATGTCGGCCAGTGGAGGCGGATTGACCGCGATAGACATGGGGGAAGTTTGGCGAGATTGGACCGGACTGCCTTTCGTCTGGGCCGGTTGGCTGGCGGCGCCGGACGCTCCCTTTGATGAGATAGCAGAGGTGTGCCAATCATCGAAAGCGCTCGGCTTGTCGCGCCTGCCCGAAATCGCCCAGCGAGAAGCCGTTCGCCTGAGCCTCCCATTCGACCAATGTCTCGACTATCTGACCAACGCCATGAAGTACGACCTGGGCAATCGAGAATTAGAAGGTTTGGAGCGATTCTTGACCGAAGCCGGTCGCTTTGCGCGAGGAACGACTGCATGA
- a CDS encoding UbiA family prenyltransferase: MIDSASSQRSILQQIRVVLEAVKFEHSIFALPFALLGMIYAADGFPSARTIGWIVVAMVGARTSAMAFNRLIDRDVDAKNPRTAKRALPTGQLTAPQMSLLCIAGAGLLVLAAWQLNPLALALSPIALIVVLSYSYAKRFTWLSHFWLGLSLGIAPAAAWVAVTGDIDWAVLWLTGAVAFWVAGFDILYSLQDEAFDREERLHSFPQRFGTSNALLASRVSHLACIGLLIGAGIALGAGAWYFVGALFCAALLAYEQSLVKANDLSRLDMAFFTLNGIMGIVFFGFAAIDKAVA, translated from the coding sequence ATGATCGACAGCGCGAGTTCCCAAAGAAGCATCCTGCAACAGATTCGAGTCGTTCTTGAAGCGGTCAAGTTTGAGCACTCTATCTTTGCGCTTCCTTTTGCTCTGCTCGGCATGATCTATGCCGCGGACGGCTTCCCCTCGGCTCGCACAATCGGCTGGATCGTCGTCGCTATGGTCGGAGCGCGCACGTCGGCCATGGCGTTCAATCGATTGATCGATCGCGATGTCGATGCCAAAAATCCACGAACCGCGAAGAGGGCTTTGCCGACCGGCCAATTGACGGCGCCCCAAATGTCGCTGCTTTGCATCGCCGGGGCTGGTTTGTTGGTCTTGGCCGCTTGGCAGTTGAATCCCCTCGCGCTCGCGCTGTCCCCCATCGCGCTGATCGTCGTCCTCTCCTACTCCTATGCCAAGCGATTTACATGGCTCTCGCACTTCTGGCTGGGATTGTCTTTGGGCATCGCTCCTGCGGCAGCGTGGGTCGCCGTAACGGGAGACATCGACTGGGCAGTTCTGTGGCTGACCGGAGCGGTCGCGTTCTGGGTCGCAGGCTTCGACATCCTCTACAGCCTTCAAGACGAGGCCTTCGATCGCGAGGAAAGGTTGCACAGTTTCCCTCAGCGGTTCGGAACGTCCAACGCGCTGCTCGCATCCAGAGTCTCTCATTTGGCCTGCATTGGATTACTGATCGGAGCAGGGATAGCCCTAGGAGCGGGCGCCTGGTACTTCGTCGGCGCGCTCTTTTGTGCGGCGCTGCTGGCCTATGAACAGAGTTTAGTCAAGGCGAACGATCTCAGCCGGTTAGACATGGCCTTCTTCACTCTCAACGGCATCATGGGCATCGTTTTCTTTGGCTTTGCGGCGATCGACAAGGCGGTTGCATGA
- a CDS encoding acyl-CoA thioesterase — protein MDEGWIETEFDVRYAETDAMGVVYYANYFVWFEVARGAYCKHHGIDYQAIEKTGSLMAVVDASCRFRAPARYGDTIRVRARITEQKRATVSVQYEIYNAVTGQMLATGHTRHMWVNGSGRPSRTPESLKGLLGA, from the coding sequence ATGGACGAGGGCTGGATCGAGACGGAGTTCGATGTGCGTTACGCTGAGACCGATGCGATGGGCGTCGTCTATTACGCTAACTACTTTGTATGGTTCGAGGTGGCTCGAGGCGCCTATTGCAAGCATCACGGCATCGACTATCAGGCGATCGAGAAGACCGGCTCTCTGATGGCCGTCGTGGACGCTTCGTGCCGATTTCGCGCTCCCGCTCGATATGGGGACACGATCCGCGTCCGGGCCAGGATAACGGAGCAGAAGCGAGCGACCGTCTCCGTTCAGTACGAAATCTATAACGCTGTTACGGGGCAGATGCTGGCAACGGGCCATACTCGGCATATGTGGGTTAATGGCTCTGGAAGGCCCTCTCGGACGCCCGAAAGTCTGAAGGGTCTCTTGGGCGCTTGA
- a CDS encoding redoxin domain-containing protein, translated as MAFSKFFGILVVAAIGFAALDDAPSLNFSAHKATVVVFLGSECPAVPRIAPRLNELHEQFGKQDVQFIALYPNGSDTAAMVRDHAKRMGFGFECRIDLKGQVAKQLGATKTPEIVVVDAKGRKVYQGAIDSDAKVANPQHRYAERAISAAINGKSMDPSRTEVVGCFIKTEATVNGKEVATFVDDIAPIMFEYCTPCHRPGQIGPFPLINYDDAKKWAQEIEHYTHNRTMPPWKPQPGHGDFRGERRLSDAQLASIKQWVEAGCPQGDPSHMPKQPDYPQGWEMGVPDVVAQMPQAYDVAGTGTDEYRYFVIPVEAPENSAMIGIDIVPGSREVVHHANVYVDVTGAARKLDEADPGVGYSNFGSPGFLPTMMLGGWVPGMRPMRLHQGYGVVLPRKFDLVLQVHYFKRGQTYRDQTKVGLYLGKASEVKPVQLAVLSDTRFTIPANDPAFKIQRSWTVAKKVELVAIMAHAHLVCKDVKVSAKMPNGEERNLLWIDDYDFNWQETYFYKQPMTLEPGTVVTARGLYDNSEKNKRNPNSPPKPVKYGDKTTDEMFYVFLAVADETAKGSGFIITGL; from the coding sequence TTGGCATTCTCTAAGTTTTTTGGGATTCTGGTTGTCGCGGCCATTGGTTTTGCCGCTTTGGACGATGCGCCGTCTCTTAACTTTTCCGCCCACAAGGCTACCGTAGTCGTCTTCTTGGGCTCCGAGTGTCCGGCTGTGCCGCGCATCGCGCCTCGACTAAACGAACTTCACGAGCAGTTTGGAAAGCAGGACGTGCAGTTTATCGCGCTCTATCCGAACGGTAGCGATACGGCTGCGATGGTGAGAGACCATGCAAAGCGCATGGGGTTTGGCTTTGAATGCCGCATCGATCTCAAAGGTCAAGTTGCAAAGCAGCTTGGTGCGACCAAAACGCCTGAGATCGTGGTCGTCGACGCTAAGGGGAGAAAAGTTTATCAGGGCGCCATCGACAGCGACGCCAAGGTAGCCAACCCTCAGCATCGATACGCCGAGAGGGCGATCTCCGCGGCCATCAATGGCAAGAGCATGGACCCGTCGCGAACCGAAGTGGTCGGTTGTTTCATCAAGACCGAAGCGACTGTGAATGGGAAAGAGGTCGCGACGTTCGTTGACGACATCGCCCCGATCATGTTCGAGTATTGCACCCCTTGCCATCGTCCCGGCCAGATCGGTCCGTTTCCGCTTATTAACTACGACGATGCGAAAAAGTGGGCTCAGGAGATCGAGCACTATACGCACAATCGGACCATGCCTCCTTGGAAGCCTCAGCCCGGCCATGGCGATTTTCGGGGCGAACGGCGACTTTCGGACGCACAGTTGGCTTCGATCAAGCAATGGGTGGAAGCTGGGTGTCCTCAGGGCGATCCGTCGCACATGCCCAAGCAGCCCGACTATCCTCAAGGATGGGAGATGGGCGTTCCTGACGTTGTGGCGCAAATGCCGCAGGCTTACGATGTGGCCGGTACGGGCACAGACGAGTATCGCTACTTTGTAATCCCGGTCGAAGCTCCAGAAAACTCCGCGATGATCGGTATCGACATTGTGCCGGGCAGTCGCGAAGTGGTCCACCATGCCAACGTCTATGTCGATGTTACGGGCGCGGCGCGAAAGTTGGACGAGGCGGACCCGGGCGTCGGTTATTCCAATTTCGGCAGTCCTGGCTTCTTGCCGACTATGATGTTGGGTGGCTGGGTGCCGGGCATGAGGCCGATGCGACTGCATCAAGGCTATGGCGTCGTGCTGCCACGCAAGTTCGATCTTGTGCTACAGGTGCATTACTTCAAGCGCGGACAGACGTATCGCGATCAGACCAAGGTCGGGCTCTATTTGGGCAAAGCGTCTGAAGTCAAGCCCGTACAGCTGGCCGTGCTGAGCGACACTCGATTCACGATTCCGGCGAACGATCCGGCGTTCAAGATTCAGCGCAGTTGGACGGTGGCCAAGAAGGTCGAGTTGGTCGCTATCATGGCTCATGCGCACCTGGTTTGCAAAGACGTCAAGGTCTCGGCCAAGATGCCGAACGGCGAAGAGCGCAACCTGCTGTGGATCGACGATTACGACTTTAACTGGCAAGAGACCTACTTTTACAAGCAGCCCATGACGCTCGAGCCGGGCACCGTGGTAACCGCCAGGGGTCTCTACGACAACTCGGAGAAGAACAAGCGCAACCCCAATTCGCCTCCAAAGCCGGTAAAGTATGGGGACAAAACGACGGACGAAATGTTCTATGTCTTCTTGGCAGTAGCGGATGAGACGGCCAAAGGCTCGGGCTTCATCATAACAGGGCTATGA
- a CDS encoding TetR/AcrR family transcriptional regulator: MLDCPGRRERRREETKTKIVNSAMELLAEKPYDQITVEDITERADVAKGTFFRHFPSKDLVLLEYVDALVEEVNLQIEQILCGNQGESAWELLERIAVLVAEHDGRSKTFARTLTSICCTNEEVRRALVSMHDDAAMGTEQLILYGVQKGEFRSDVPARQVAEQVIRLYAQCLHIWCMREEITDLTALVRETLAFFKPAIDRGEAK, encoded by the coding sequence ATGCTGGACTGTCCAGGCCGTAGAGAGCGCAGAAGGGAGGAGACCAAGACCAAAATCGTCAATTCGGCGATGGAACTTTTGGCCGAGAAGCCCTATGATCAGATCACGGTCGAAGACATTACCGAGCGCGCCGACGTGGCCAAAGGCACTTTCTTCCGCCATTTTCCATCCAAGGATCTTGTGCTGCTCGAATATGTGGACGCGCTTGTAGAGGAAGTCAACCTTCAGATCGAGCAAATTCTATGCGGCAACCAAGGCGAATCGGCCTGGGAGTTATTGGAGCGAATTGCCGTCCTTGTTGCCGAGCACGACGGCCGATCGAAGACTTTTGCTCGAACCTTGACCAGTATTTGTTGCACCAACGAAGAGGTTCGCCGGGCGCTGGTGTCTATGCACGACGATGCGGCTATGGGAACGGAGCAGCTCATTCTATACGGCGTACAGAAGGGCGAGTTTCGTTCGGACGTGCCGGCAAGACAGGTCGCCGAGCAGGTGATTCGCCTCTATGCGCAATGTCTGCACATATGGTGCATGAGAGAAGAGATCACCGATCTGACGGCTCTGGTTAGGGAGACGCTTGCATTTTTCAAACCTGCAATAGATAGAGGAGAAGCGAAGTGA
- a CDS encoding TolC family protein — protein MRILSTMALGLCLVAISLPQEKLTLDRAIELGLKNNRHLLAQAEQVNRANSKIAEARAGALPQVDATATYTRFDKVAKATFGPPDNPVTVPLGSIENRSANVKIEQIVDINGLVKTGLRTADELSLVARYRYEQAKSQLILDIVTAFSDVLRAMAHVEVAEEAVSNAKERLRITNAQVDAGIAARFDVLRAETQVSQFEQQRLSAVNAVALAKANLNTVLARPVAEPIELDANIDRPAYLKDLALYTKQAREKRPEVLAAASDVKLSNYSKTIASAQNKPTLILNGQWNFNLNTATFNPNKISFTANAILSAPLFDAGIGRAKVRQAEADVRAAELTLQQTTDIVALEVQSALLNLEDAEKRIAVARSGLEQAAEGLRLAKLRYEAGVSSPLEISDAEVAYAQARINLVTAEFDYIVSHARLMKATGTNIEGK, from the coding sequence GTGAGGATTCTGTCGACGATGGCGCTGGGGCTGTGCTTGGTCGCAATCTCGCTGCCGCAAGAGAAGCTAACGCTCGATCGGGCGATCGAGCTCGGTCTAAAGAATAATCGCCACTTGCTTGCCCAGGCAGAGCAAGTGAATCGGGCCAACTCCAAGATTGCCGAGGCTCGCGCAGGCGCGCTGCCGCAGGTCGACGCAACGGCCACGTACACGCGATTTGACAAGGTAGCCAAGGCGACGTTTGGTCCGCCCGACAATCCGGTAACGGTTCCGCTCGGCTCGATAGAGAACCGATCTGCCAATGTAAAGATCGAACAGATCGTCGATATCAACGGCCTGGTCAAGACGGGCCTTCGCACGGCGGACGAACTCTCTCTCGTTGCGAGGTACCGATATGAGCAGGCCAAGAGTCAGTTGATTTTGGACATTGTAACCGCCTTTAGCGACGTGCTAAGGGCTATGGCGCATGTTGAAGTTGCCGAAGAGGCCGTCAGCAATGCCAAAGAACGATTGCGCATCACAAACGCTCAGGTGGATGCCGGAATCGCCGCTCGGTTTGATGTGTTGCGGGCTGAGACTCAGGTCTCTCAGTTTGAACAACAGCGCTTGTCGGCTGTCAATGCAGTCGCGCTGGCAAAAGCCAATCTGAACACCGTGTTGGCCCGACCCGTCGCAGAACCGATCGAGCTCGATGCTAACATAGACCGACCGGCCTACCTTAAGGACCTGGCTCTCTATACCAAGCAGGCTCGAGAGAAGCGGCCAGAGGTGTTGGCGGCTGCCTCGGATGTGAAGCTTTCGAACTACAGCAAGACCATTGCGAGCGCCCAAAACAAGCCGACGCTAATTCTCAACGGTCAATGGAACTTCAACCTCAATACGGCGACGTTCAACCCGAACAAGATCAGCTTCACGGCGAACGCGATCCTCTCGGCGCCCCTGTTTGACGCCGGCATTGGGAGAGCCAAGGTTCGTCAGGCCGAAGCCGATGTGCGCGCTGCAGAACTGACTCTTCAACAAACTACCGACATCGTTGCGCTGGAAGTCCAGTCCGCATTGCTGAACTTAGAGGACGCCGAGAAGCGGATCGCCGTTGCGCGTTCGGGCTTGGAACAAGCGGCCGAGGGTTTGCGGCTTGCAAAACTTCGATACGAGGCAGGCGTCTCTTCGCCTCTCGAGATCAGCGATGCCGAAGTTGCCTATGCCCAAGCGCGAATCAATTTGGTTACCGCAGAATTCGACTATATCGTCAGCCACGCTCGCTTGATGAAGGCGACAGGAACCAACATAGAGGGAAAATAG
- a CDS encoding efflux RND transporter periplasmic adaptor subunit, with the protein MKMDYRQSGLFSAALVGLIALSSCSKPNASPAKETGAEATAIAVGVEKISAGNLEQTVDVTGNLIATQDVIVSPKIGGKIERLLVREGDKVSRGQVIAIQDTSDLSAQLAQAQAAVRAAEARLAQANTQARIEPAMAESQIQTSRAAVLAAKARLDALKAGARPQEREQAQSAVNSAKAQLDWAQTDYDSTKQLVDAGALGRTALIAKKSALDGAQANYQNALKALSLVQEGPRQEDIDAAAQQLRQAEEAYNQSVTGRASVQLRNDEAAAARATVAQAEANLRYARQQLDNAYVKAPFDGVVADKLLEAGAMAAAGTPVVRLVTPGRLFLEATVSETLVQQVRAGQMVRVEVDALPGKEFDARVDKIYPAADHAGRSFKARIALSNATAELRPGMFARGRIVVREFRNVPLTPRSAIVETAGDVRTYIVRNGKAVERKVRIVYASSDRVYAEGMQVGESVITRGVDLMSNGVPVNIVGGQE; encoded by the coding sequence ATGAAAATGGACTATCGTCAATCGGGGCTTTTCTCAGCCGCGCTCGTTGGGCTTATTGCGCTTTCGTCGTGCAGCAAGCCAAACGCTTCGCCTGCCAAAGAAACAGGCGCGGAAGCGACGGCGATCGCTGTCGGAGTCGAAAAAATATCTGCGGGCAATCTCGAACAGACCGTGGACGTTACCGGCAATCTGATCGCGACGCAGGATGTCATTGTTTCTCCAAAGATAGGAGGCAAGATCGAGCGGCTGCTGGTTCGGGAAGGGGACAAAGTCTCGCGCGGTCAGGTGATCGCGATTCAAGATACTTCTGATCTGTCTGCACAATTGGCGCAAGCGCAGGCGGCCGTTCGAGCGGCGGAAGCTCGGTTGGCACAGGCGAACACTCAGGCCCGAATCGAGCCCGCCATGGCCGAATCTCAAATTCAAACTTCGCGCGCCGCTGTTTTAGCCGCAAAGGCGCGGCTCGATGCTCTTAAAGCGGGCGCAAGGCCGCAGGAGAGGGAGCAGGCGCAGAGCGCCGTCAATTCGGCAAAGGCGCAGCTAGATTGGGCGCAGACCGATTACGATTCGACCAAGCAGCTGGTGGATGCGGGCGCATTGGGCCGGACCGCCTTGATTGCCAAGAAGTCTGCCCTTGACGGGGCGCAGGCCAACTATCAGAATGCGTTGAAAGCCCTAAGTCTTGTTCAGGAAGGCCCGCGGCAAGAAGACATCGATGCCGCAGCGCAGCAGCTTCGTCAGGCAGAGGAAGCCTACAACCAATCGGTTACGGGCAGGGCGTCCGTTCAACTTCGGAACGATGAAGCGGCCGCGGCTCGCGCGACGGTCGCTCAGGCCGAGGCCAACCTCCGATATGCAAGGCAGCAATTGGACAACGCCTACGTCAAGGCGCCCTTCGATGGAGTCGTCGCCGACAAGTTGTTAGAGGCCGGCGCGATGGCCGCGGCGGGCACGCCGGTCGTACGATTGGTTACGCCTGGAAGGCTCTTTTTGGAGGCAACGGTCTCGGAAACTTTGGTCCAGCAGGTTCGTGCAGGCCAGATGGTGCGCGTCGAGGTTGATGCGCTGCCCGGCAAGGAGTTTGATGCCAGGGTCGACAAGATCTATCCGGCTGCCGACCACGCAGGTCGAAGCTTTAAGGCGCGCATTGCCTTGAGCAACGCTACGGCTGAGCTGAGGCCCGGCATGTTTGCGCGGGGCCGCATTGTCGTCCGGGAGTTTCGCAACGTGCCGCTCACTCCCAGGTCGGCCATTGTCGAGACGGCTGGCGACGTGAGAACCTATATCGTTCGAAACGGCAAAGCCGTCGAGCGGAAGGTGCGGATCGTTTATGCCAGCAGCGACCGGGTCTATGCCGAAGGGATGCAAGTTGGAGAGAGCGTGATTACCCGAGGCGTCGATCTCATGTCGAATGGCGTTCCGGTGAACATCGTTGGCGGACAAGAGTAA